One segment of Daphnia magna isolate NIES linkage group LG2, ASM2063170v1.1, whole genome shotgun sequence DNA contains the following:
- the LOC123469930 gene encoding uncharacterized protein LOC123469930: MCSHISQPLSVHLLCVANRQPTASQVSRFPSSANNHPYTLALHFGLQIFILLPYNTAVSTISVVSPPVDHSQVHFLCLPVVVYAFTSSLSSLTSSPSSPSRRRLGRLCLHLRLVVVVLAVFAFISVSRIYQNQR, encoded by the exons ATGTGTTCTCACATCAGTCAACCACTGAGTGTTCATCTACTTTGTGTTGCTAACCGTCAGCCCACAGCATCACAAGTATCCAGATTTCCAAGCTCCGCCAATAATCATCCATACACTTTAGCGCTTCATTTTG GACTGCAAATTTTCATCCTCCTTCCGTACAACACTGCGGTTTCGACAATTTCGGTAGTTTCGCCGCCAGTGGACCACTCGC AAGtacattttctttgtcttccTGTCGTTGTCTACGCTTTCacctcatcgctgtcttcgttGACGTCTTcaccttcatctccgtctcgtcgtcgtcttggccgtctttgccttcatctccgtctcgtcgtcgtcgtcttggccgtcttcgccttcatctccgtctc TCgaatttatcaaaatcaaagataa
- the LOC116916792 gene encoding uncharacterized protein LOC116916792 — protein sequence MSAMTPRFTVGVNKANGRRPCREPVPFQEILPLKLKDSVSGKGDRTSEVACLQDMAVMLACFKKHDFNQALCSKEIGAFQTCYTNFMIDHQKEKNMESTMAGTKSKLPYRTLNKILKKYPSA from the exons ATGTCGGCAATGACACCACGCTTCACCGTTGGTGTAAACAAGGCAAATGGTCGAAGGCCTTGTAGGGAACCGGTTCCATTTCAAGAAATTTTACCATTGAAGTTGAAGGACTCGGTTTCTGGGAAGGGTGACAGAACATCAG AGGTGGCTTGTCTCCAAGACATGGCTGTAATGTTGGCCTGCTTCAAAAAGCATGATTTCAACCAGGCATTGTGTTCAAAGGAGATCGGTGCATTTCAAACATGCTATACAAATTTCATG ATTGatcatcaaaaagaaaaaaatatggaaaGCACCATGGCTGGTACGAAATCCAAATTGCCATACAGAACCTTGAACAAAATCTTAAAGAAGTACCCATCTGCTTGA